ttagaaaagaaaatcgcttgtttattttattccattaaATTGGGTCTGCAATATCACAGCGAAAGGCTGATTCCTCTTTTGGTCTCAGATAAGttactttcagaaaacaggTATACAGAGAGTAAGACAAAAAGCTCAGAAATAAGAATGTGTTCAGTAGACacacttgttttcttcccatACCATAGACTTCTCTACCTGAAATCTGCATTTCATATAAATGGAGGAGAACAGGACATGGAAAATGGATCTGAAGGCTAAATAAAATTTCTCCTGCAGTGACCTGCTTGAGGAACagaaggagggggaagaaggaaggctGAGACTGGTGCAATTCAAAGAGCAAACACACTAAGTGATAGCCCCCGAAAAAGTGTCAGACGTTTTCCAACAGGAGGTATGCTGTTCCCATCCATCCCACCCTCTGGCAACACTCTCTCCCTAGCTATTTCCACTTGATTCATGTTGTTTCTATAATTGTTGAAATGGTTCACACTGTTTCACTGTTCTTACTGTTATTATTTCACCTATCCACACTTGTCTCTGCCAGTCTGTTATTCATAATTGCTAAGGCTCCAACCCCACCAGAGAATccattttgctttgaattagAGCCCATTTGCCTCGGATAGCCATTAGCAGTTTCCGACAGCTGTTTCTGCATGATGGCCAGTGAGACTTTATTGGAGGCCAGGAAGTCTTTCATGGAGATCATCTCGCCTGACAGCCGGCGTCCGTCTGTGTCACTCTCATTGACAACATCAGTCTCAATGGAGATGTTTCTCCGGCTACGGATATTTCCCGGCATTACCACGTTCCTCCGTGAACGGAATAATTTTCTTTGGCATCTGTGGCAGCACCTGCAGTCCAGCTTCTTTAATATCCAGTTTATAGATTGTTTGATGACAATAGAGATCACGTTAAATAAGGAATAGATGCAGCACACCCCCATGAGTATGAAGATGAAATTGCCAAAGCGGTAAAGGCCTTGGCTCTCATATTTGGTGTTCTGGCTGCTGACCAGATCACCAAAACCAATGGTGCTGAAGGCCACAAAGCAGAAGTAAAGTGAGTCAAAGTAACTCCACCCTTCGATTGGTGTGTACATTGCAGAGGCACAGCAGGAAATGATGAGTGACACTACACATAGAATCAGCATGACGTAGTAGACGGAGGGCTTCCAGCCCGCCAGGCTGTCCACCTCAGAGCTCCCCGAGCCCCGCCGGCTGTTGTGAGGGAGGACCCCTTTCCTCCTCAGCTGTCTTTCATGGCAGGACTTCATGACGTAGGCGATGACCGTGATCAAGCGCTCCAGGAACAGGTTAAAGAACAAAATGGTCCCTGCACATCCTATAAGGCcataaaatatcagaaaaatttTGCCTCCAACGGTGGCTGGGGTGGTCATGCCAAAccctggaagaaaaaacagaacagttgaaaaaaataaacccgCGATTACGGTGTCGGTAGTTTTGTCACATGGAAGACCGGTGAACTGTCAGCAAAACCCTGTGGCACAGCTCATCTCTGGAAAAAAGCGAAAACACTCTCTCCAGCTGTTACCCACCTGTGCTTCACCATGTCCTAGTAATAAGGGGAAGGAAATTCATGCTAGCATTTCCTCCAGAAtcagaatgaaacaaaaagcagaagaaaacatactggaaagaaaatagacTTTAGTGGAGGCCTGAATTTTGTTCTGGTTGCTAGGCTTGCTCCACCCCTCTTTGTGCCTTCGATCACTTCCAGGCTCCAGGGTTATCGCACCCGCTTCCTTCTCTCTGGTGCTGTTCTGGGTGGCTTCTGACTCACAGAGGTCCGTCCCCACCAGACCTGAGTAAACCCAACACGAGTTTTTTCGGACCCTCACTTAGCTCCCGCTGTAAGCGCAGGTGGCCCCTCAGCCAGCAGCCGGCACCCAGGGCAGCCCAGTGAGGAAA
Above is a window of Caloenas nicobarica isolate bCalNic1 chromosome 5, bCalNic1.hap1, whole genome shotgun sequence DNA encoding:
- the KCNK13 gene encoding potassium channel subfamily K member 13 translates to MACRGGCCSSAGRLNADNARFLLLAVLIVLYMLCGAAVFSAIELPTEREAKERWEERLENFTRRHNLSRAELRHFLREYEEASVAGIRVDDIRPRWDFTGAFYFVGTVVSTIGFGMTTPATVGGKIFLIFYGLIGCAGTILFFNLFLERLITVIAYVMKSCHERQLRRKGVLPHNSRRGSGSSEVDSLAGWKPSVYYVMLILCVVSLIISCCASAMYTPIEGWSYFDSLYFCFVAFSTIGFGDLVSSQNTKYESQGLYRFGNFIFILMGVCCIYSLFNVISIVIKQSINWILKKLDCRCCHRCQRKLFRSRRNVVMPGNIRSRRNISIETDVVNESDTDGRRLSGEMISMKDFLASNKVSLAIMQKQLSETANGYPRQMGSNSKQNGFSGGVGALAIMNNRLAETSVDR